A region of Acidobacteriota bacterium DNA encodes the following proteins:
- a CDS encoding type II toxin-antitoxin system RelE/ParE family toxin: protein MAYNIVYKRSVRRDLGKLSKSEAGRILDQIESELLKKPESYPALKGRYAGLRKFRVGDYRVIYAMLGEQILILRIGHRKNVYKGDVSQVKPINE, encoded by the coding sequence TTGGCTTATAACATCGTTTACAAAAGGTCTGTCCGGCGCGACCTCGGAAAATTATCAAAATCGGAAGCCGGCCGCATCCTCGACCAAATCGAGAGTGAACTCTTAAAAAAACCGGAATCTTATCCCGCCCTGAAGGGCCGGTATGCCGGGCTTCGCAAGTTTCGCGTGGGAGATTACCGGGTCATATATGCCATGCTGGGGGAACAGATCCTTATCTTGAGGATCGGACACAGAAAGAATGTTTATAAAGGCGATGTTTCTCAAGTAAAACCTATCAATGAATGA
- a CDS encoding ribbon-helix-helix domain-containing protein, producing MNTVISVRLPKELSEQLESIARETERPRSFIIQKALESYIEDYADLQIALDRLHDKSDPMISGKELRKSLGL from the coding sequence ATGAACACAGTGATATCGGTCAGGCTTCCCAAGGAATTATCCGAGCAACTGGAAAGCATCGCCCGAGAAACGGAGAGGCCCCGCTCTTTCATCATTCAGAAAGCGCTGGAGTCCTATATCGAGGATTATGCGGATCTGCAGATCGCCCTCGATCGACTCCACGACAAATCCGATCCCATGATTTCCGGAAAAGAGCTGAGGAAATCCCTTGGCTTATAA